TAACACCGGGAAGACTGAAGCACAAGTCTCTATCCAGCCCGGCTGTTTTGCCGCCGGTGCCAGAGTCTTGTTATCAACAGCACTCCCGGTTTGCGCCTTGATAGCCGCAGTTTGCGCATTAACAGCCGCAATTTTTGCCTGACGGGCCGGCCCCCATTTGAATCGCTCGAAGCACCAGATAATCCCTGTCACTAGCGTTGCTATTGCTAAAATCAAGGCAAACATGTTAGCCATCAAAACTCCTTATTTACTGTCTTTTCCGACGTGCAGAATAGCCAGGAAAGCCTCTTGCGGTAATTCAACGTTACCGACCTGCTTCATACGTTTTTTACCGTCTTTCTGTTTCTGCAGAAGTTTCTTCTTACGGCTAACGTCGCCGCCATAACACTTCGCCAGTACGTTTTTACGTAGCTGTTTCACAGTCGAACGAGCAATAATGTGGTTACCGATCGCGGCCTGAATCGCAATGTCAAATTGCTGGCGCGGGATCAGTTCTTTCATTTTCTCAACCAGATCACGGCCACGATACTGTGCGTTATCACGGTGAGTGATGAGCGCTAAAGCATCAACACGCTCATTGTTGATTAATACATCAACACGTACCATGTCGGAAGTCTGGAAACGTTTAAAATTGTAATCCAATGATGCATAGCCACGAGAGGTAGATTTCAAGCGATCGAAGAAGTCGAGTACCACTTCAGCCATTGGAATTTCATAAGTCAGTGCCACTTGGTTACCGTGGTAAACCATGTTGGTCTGCATACCGCGTTTTTCAATACACAATGTAATGACGTTACCCAAGTATTCCTGTGGCAACAGCATATGACATTCGGCAATAGGTTCGCGCAGTTCTTCAATATTATTCAGAGCGGGCAGCTTGGAAGGGCTATCAACATAGACCGTTTCCTGAGCAGTAGTAATCACTTCGTACACCACCGTTGGTGCCGTCGTGATAAGTTCCAGATCGTACTCGCGCTCCAAACGCTCCTGGATAATTTCCATATGCAGCAAACCAAGGAAGCCACAGCGGAAACCAAAGCCCAATGCAGTTGAACTTTCTGGCTCATAGAACAAGGAGGCGTCATTCAGACTCAACTTGCCCAATGCGTCGCGGAAAGCCTCATAGTCATCGGAGCTAATCGGGAACAGACCAGCATAAACCTGTGGTTTGACTTTCTTAAAACCAGGTAATGATTTTTCAGCTGGGTTACGGGCCAATGTCAACGTATCGCCGACTGGCGCGCCAAGAATGTCTTTTATCGCACAAACCAACCAGCCTACTTCACCGCAACTCAGCACGTCACGATCAACACGTTTTGGCGTAAAGATACCCAAACGGTCGGCGTTGTAGCTCTGGCCTGTACTCATGACCTTAACTTTATCGCCTTTTCGCAACGAACCATTCTTGATACGGATTAATGACACTACGCCCAGATAGTTATCAAACCAGGAGTCAATAATAAGCGCCTGCAATGGGCCGTCTGGATCGCCCTGAGGCGGCGGAATATCGCGCACCAGCCGTTCAAGGATATCAGGTACACCTACGCCGGTTTTTGCCGAGCAACGAACAGCATCAGTTGCATCAATACCAACAATGTCTTCAATTTCTTCAGCAACCCGCTCAGGATCAGCAGCAGGTAAGTCGATTTTATTCAGAACTGGAACCACTTCCAGATTCATTTCCATCGCGGTATAGCAGTTTGCCAGCGTCTGAGCTTCAACGCCCTGCCCTGCATCAACAACCAATAAAGCCCCTTCACAAGCCGCCAAAGAGCGGGAAACTTCAT
The sequence above is drawn from the Yersinia enterocolitica subsp. enterocolitica genome and encodes:
- the lepA gene encoding translation elongation factor 4, which codes for MKHIRNFSIIAHIDHGKSTLSDRIIQICGGLSEREMAAQVLDSMDLERERGITIKAQSVTLDYHAKDGQTYQLNFIDTPGHVDFSYEVSRSLAACEGALLVVDAGQGVEAQTLANCYTAMEMNLEVVPVLNKIDLPAADPERVAEEIEDIVGIDATDAVRCSAKTGVGVPDILERLVRDIPPPQGDPDGPLQALIIDSWFDNYLGVVSLIRIKNGSLRKGDKVKVMSTGQSYNADRLGIFTPKRVDRDVLSCGEVGWLVCAIKDILGAPVGDTLTLARNPAEKSLPGFKKVKPQVYAGLFPISSDDYEAFRDALGKLSLNDASLFYEPESSTALGFGFRCGFLGLLHMEIIQERLEREYDLELITTAPTVVYEVITTAQETVYVDSPSKLPALNNIEELREPIAECHMLLPQEYLGNVITLCIEKRGMQTNMVYHGNQVALTYEIPMAEVVLDFFDRLKSTSRGYASLDYNFKRFQTSDMVRVDVLINNERVDALALITHRDNAQYRGRDLVEKMKELIPRQQFDIAIQAAIGNHIIARSTVKQLRKNVLAKCYGGDVSRKKKLLQKQKDGKKRMKQVGNVELPQEAFLAILHVGKDSK